In the Wyeomyia smithii strain HCP4-BCI-WySm-NY-G18 chromosome 2, ASM2978416v1, whole genome shotgun sequence genome, one interval contains:
- the LOC129722373 gene encoding sodium-dependent nutrient amino acid transporter 1-like produces the protein MHDQSYIGESQDNLDISKSSSQNSYNASIVSIPTSDQKESTPVRDKWGKDVEFMLSCIAYSVGFGNVWKFPYTALKNGGGAFLIPYLVVLFIVGRPIYYLEMVMGQFSSRGCVKLYDLSPAMRGIGIGQSIAMFVVMTYYTPVLAITFRYLVASFSVELPWAKCDPTWPNCIDSDFVGQTTSNASIPLKASAELYFLNSVMHKNNSLYEGIGTPDWKLVLCLAFSCLCVATMLIKGIKSSGKASYFLAIFPYVIILILLIHACTLEGAFDGILYFLTPQWDQLLNVTVWYEAVTQCFFSLSVCFGGIIAYASFNNFSNNVYKDAMIISWLDTLTSIIAGCIVFGVIGNLAYVTEQHDIQQVVKSGAGLTFMTYPDAIAKFDLLPQLFSALFFLMLFIVGLGSNLGVTTSIVTAIRDQCPGLKNWHVVIGVVGTGFLFGLMYLTPGGLDLLDLLDYYGAKYVTLTLAVFELVTLAWIYGVDRICRDIKFMLNRSTSLFWRICWGIVTPLVTMLILLLSFVEYEAFAVPTGYNVLGWCIYIIAILQLPGWALYAALRLSSKTLDSMIESVRKSFRPLSEWGPEMVETRLRYQEELEQHHTTTPRDRNVSHAIRRKLFS, from the exons CAAAACAGTTACAATGCATCAATCGTCTCAATCCCAACCAGTGACCAAAAGGAATCCACTCCAGTGCGAGATAAATGGGGCAAAGATGTCGAGTTCATGCTGTCCTGCATAGCGTACTCCGTTGGGTTCGGCAACGTGTGGAAGTTCCCCTACACCGCACTGAAGAACGGCGGAGGTGCCTTCCTGATTCCCTACCTGGTGGTTCTTTTTATCGTCGGACGACCGATCTACTATCTCGAGATGGTGATGGGTCAATTTTCCAGCCGAGGTTGCGTAAAACTGTACGATCTGAGTCCTGCTATGCGAG GAATAGGGATAGGCCAATCCATTGCCATGTTTGTCGTAATGACCTACTATACACCAGTATTAGCCATCACCTTCCGCTATTTGGTGGCATCTTTCAGCGTTGAACTGCCTTGGGCTAAATGTGATCCAACGTGGCCAAACTGCATAGATTCCGACTTCGTCGGGCAAACCACATCGAACGCTAGTATTCCACTGAAGGCATCCGCTGAGCTATATTTTCT TAACTCGGTGATGCACAAAAACAACTCTCTCTACGAAGGCATCGGAACACCCGATTGGAAGCTGGTATTGTGTCTCGCCTTCTCCTGCCTGTGTGTGGCTACAATGCTCATAAAAGGCATCAAGAGTTCGGGGAAAGCGTCCTATTTTTTGGCCATTTTCCCATACGTTATCATTCTTATCCTACTGATTCACGCCTGCACACTGGAGGGAGCTTTTGATGGAATTTTGTACTTTCTGACGCCACAGTGGGATCAGCTGTTAAACGTTACC GTGTGGTATGAAGCTGTTACACAATGTTTCTTCTCGCTGTCGGTTTGCTTTGGCGGCATTATCGCGTACGCATCGttcaataatttttccaacaatgTATACAA AGATGCGATGATTATTTCCTGGCTGGACACCCTTACGTCCATAATTGCTGGCTGCATCGTGTTTGGAGTTATCGGAAATCTGGCCTATGTGACTGAGCAGCATGACATTCAGCAAGTGGTGAAAAGTGGTGCAGGTCTGACGTTCATGACCTATCCGGATGCGATTGCCAAATTTGATCTACTGCCCCAGCTCTTTTCGGCACTGTTCTTCCTGATGCTTTTTATCGTTGGTTTGGGCAGTAACTTAGGTGTGACTACCAGCATTGTGACGGCAATTCGTGACCAGTGTCCGGGTTTAAAGAACTGGCATGTCGTAATAGGAGTCGTTGGAACAGGGTTCCTGTTTGGGCTGATGTACTTGACCCCCGGTGGATTAGATCTGCTTGATCTGTTGGATTACTACGGTGCAAAGTATGTGACCTTGACCCTGGCAGTTTTCGAGCTGGTGACCCTAGCTTGGATCTACGGAGTGGATCGCATCTGTCGGGACATCAAGTTCATGTTGAACCGCAGCACAAGTTTGTTTTGGCGAATATGTTGGGGCATTGTAACTCCCTTGGTTACGATGCTCATCCTGCTGTTGAGCTTCGTCGAGTACGAAGCTTTTGCGGTTCCAACTGGCTACAATG TTCTAGGCTGGTGCATTTACATCATCGCCATTCTCCAGCTGCCGGGCTGGGCTTTGTACGCGGCATTGCGGCTCAGTTCAAAGACACTGGACTCGATGATTGAGTCCGTAAGGAAGTCATTCCGTCCGCTGTCCGAATGGGGTCCGGAGATGGTGGAGACTCGACTTCGCTATCAGGAAGAGCTAGAGCAGCACCACACAACGACGCCACGCGATCGAAATGTCAGCCACGCAATCAGGCGGAAACTTTTTAGCTGA